One genomic region from Quercus robur chromosome 4, dhQueRobu3.1, whole genome shotgun sequence encodes:
- the LOC126722471 gene encoding putative disease resistance protein RGA4 gives MAEGALFHLAGKVLELLGSLILQEVKLTFGVKTEIENLTNTVSTIQAVILDAEKQSSHGHQIKDWLRKLKDVLHNADDLLDDFSTEVLLHKVMTKKVRLFSSSSNSLLALSHKMAHEIKAVRERLNAIAKDKEDFHFIQSSLEPQVMNRDRETYSFVLEEEIFGREKDKKAITEHLFDGNVLENISIIPIVVIGGLGKTTLAQLVYNDESVKSKFELKLWVCISDIFEVKLIVKEILKQLTKEKFEESLEMLQNWLRENLNGKKILACLGRFVERGQ, from the coding sequence atggcagAAGGAGCTTTGTTCCACCTTGCAGGAAAAGTCCTTGAACTGCTGGGTTCCTTAATTCTCCAAGAGGTCAAACTGACCTTTGGTGTCAAAACTGAGATTGAAAACCTAACGAACACAGTTTCCACAATCCAAGCTGTGATCTTAGATGCAGAAAAGCAGAGTTCTCATGGTCATCAAATCAAAGACTGGCTCAGAAAGCTCAAAGATGTCCTCCATAATGCAGATGACTTGCTGGATGATTTCTCCACTGAAGTCTTGCTGCACAAAGTGATGACAAAAAAGGTACGTCTTTTTTCTTCAAGTTCAAACAGTCTTCTTGCTTTAAGTCATAAGATGGCCCATGAAATAAAAGCAGTTAGGGAGAGACTAAATGCCATTGCAAAAGACAAAGAGGATTTCCACTTTATTCAAAGTTCCCTTGAGCCACAAGTTATGAATAGGGACAGGGAAACTTATTCTTTTGTATTGGAAGAAGAAATATTTGGGAGAGAGAAGGATAAGAAAGCAATCACAGAACATCTTTTTGATGGCAATGTCTTAGAGAATATTTCTATAATTCCAATAGTTGTTATTGGAGGATTGGGGAAGACAACACTAGCTCAACTAGTATATAATGATGAAAGTGTCAAAAGCAAATTTGAGCTAAAACTTTGGGTTTGTATTTCTGATATCTTTGAAGTAAAACTAATTGTTaaagaaattttgaaacaaCTAACAAAGGAGAAGTTTGAAGAAAGCCTTGAGATGTTGCAAAATTGGCTTCGAGAAAAtctaaatgggaaaaaaatactTGCTTGTCTTGGACGATTTGTGGAACGAGGACAATAA
- the LOC126722472 gene encoding uncharacterized protein LOC126722472 produces the protein MVTTRSERVARTRATSWYALRSLPEEKAWDLFVKVAFEQGQLTENEAFVSLAKEIVEKLFPKDYKINVETLIHLWAMQEKDNLSDIAYCKMHDLATLVAGTVSTMLTSSEEYVGEKIHVFFDLVYSSRQPTILVAKGMKIRTILAVLPQAIVNVGLKASFGGLYKKKGAKSNGGPSLLKEFSNLGGSLEMKILGHGKDSMLECKDANLKEKQHIQRLLLEWDILSWFSSLTNLVDLRLYGNKRLQHLPPLNQLPFLKSVSLETMEAIEYILEDSVNNMLGSSSSSRTTFFLSLSSLIIEQCPNLKGWWRNLPEDDDVNEPHHLLLPSFPPRLSQLKILGCPNLNCMPPFPYLKEELTLDGASLKELELEKEMKAKMGVATTSTSSSFSSSCYFPLSRLKSLWLKNVNHLESLPKEWLWNLISL, from the exons ATGGTGACCACACGCTCAGAAAGGGTAGCAAGGACAAGGGCAACTTCATGGTATGCTCTAAGAAGCCTACCTGAAGAAAAGGCTTGGGATTTGTTTGTAAAAGTGGCATTCGAGCAAGGTCAACTAACAGAGAATGAAGCCTTTGTAAGTTTGGCAAAGGAGATTGTTGAGAA ATTGTTTCCAAAAGATTACAAAATTAATGTAGAGACATTAATTCATCTTTGGGCAATGCAAG AAAAAGATAACTTGAGCGATATTGCATATTGCAAAATGCATGATCTTGCAACACTTGTGGCTGGAACAGTAAGTACCATGTTAACTTCGAGTGAGGAATATGTTGGTGAAaaaattcatgtattttttGATCTTGTGTATTCATCGAGGCAACCTACAATCCTTGTTGCTAAAGGAATGAAGATACGAACAATTCTTGCAG TACTACCACAGGCTATTGTGAACGTGGGATTAAAGGCTAGTTTTGGTGGTTTGTATAAGAAAAAAGGGGCTAAGTCCAATGGTGGACCAAGTCTATTGAAGGAATTTAGTAATTTGGGAGGAAGCTTAGAAATGAAAATTCTGGGACATGGAAAAGATAGCATGTTggaatgtaaagatgcaaattTAAAGGAGAAACAACATATTCAGCGATTGTTATTAGAGTGGGATATATTGAG TTGGTTCTCTTCGCTTACAAATCTTGTTGATTTGAGATTATATGGTAATAAAAGACTACAACATCTCCCGCCATTAAATCAACTCCCTTTTCTCAAGTCTGTTAGCCTTGAAACCATGGAAGCAATTGAATATATATTAGAAGACAGTGTTAATAACATGTTGGGCAGTTCCTCTTCTTCAAGAACAACATTCTTTCTATCCTTATCTTCTCTCATAATAGAACAATGCCCAAATTTGAAGGGATGGTGGAGGAATTTACCTGAGGATGATGATGTTAATGAGCCACACCATCTTTTACTTCCATCGTTTCCTCCTCGTCTTTCCCAATTAAAGATTCTTGGATGCCCTAACTTGAATTGCATGCCCCCGTTTCCATATCTCAAAGAAGAGCTAACATTGGATGGAGCTAGTTTGAAGGAATTGGAGTTGGAAAAGGAAATGAAAGCGAAAATGGGAGTAGCAACCACATCAACCTCTTCCTCCTTCTCCTCTTCATGCTACTTTCCTCTCTCTCGATTAAAATCTTTGTGGTTAAAGAATGTTAACCATTTAGAATCTCTTCCAAAGGAGTGGCTGTGGAACCTCATTTCTCTCTAG
- the LOC126722473 gene encoding putative disease resistance protein RGA4, translated as MGGARGSRIVVTTHLIKVAEITGTTPPRELKGLDPEKAWSLFTKMAFKGGKEPENQGIIDLGKKIVGKCIGVPLAIRTIGSLLYGKTSEIEWQSFLENELSKLTQQENDISLTLKLSYDHLPSHLKQCFAYCRLFPKDYRIDVVTLINLWATQGFTVLEGPRQRFVDIGRR; from the coding sequence atgggGGGTGCAAGGGGAAGTAGGATAGTGGTAACTACTCACTTGATAAAGGTAGCGGAGATAACAGGCACAACTCCGCCTCGTGAGCTTAAAGGCCTAGATCCAGAAAAGGCTTGGTCGTTGTTTACAAAAATGGCATTTAAAGGAGGCAAAGAGCCAGAGAACCAAGGCATAATAGACCTGGGAAAAAAGATTGTGGGAAAATGTATTGGGGTGCCTCTTGCTATAAGAACAATAGGAAGCTTATTGTATGGTAAAACCTCTGAAATTGAGTGGCAATCTTTTTTAGAGAATGAACTCTCAAAATTAACCCAACAAGAAAATGATATTTCATTAACTCTTAAGCTGAGTTATGATCACCTTCCATCACATTTGAAGCAATGTTTTGCTTATTGTAGATTGTTTCCAAAAGATTATAGGATTGATGTAGTTACACTTATTAATCTTTGGGCAACACAAGGCTTTACTGTGTTAGAAGGTCCAAGGCAGCGTTTTGTGGATATTGGTAGGAGATAA